One Acidicapsa ligni genomic region harbors:
- a CDS encoding sensor histidine kinase, protein MMPVTALGRISLVQTGDATLDAPATSVVEARLEDECRSGQNSIQPSMEDQDMDFSDSSDLHAQIDCFPPPNQNAFQISMTRSGIENEIARRVAERTRELEILNQQLIEEIRTSCIGALTASVVHEVNQPLSGIITNGNICVGMLDDSPPNIDGAKDAARRIIRDGNRTSEVLVRLRKLFSRKGRVAESVDLNDAIRDVIDLSLADLRKSQIVLRQELTDTLPQITGDRVQLQQVILNLLRNSVDALATADDQVRTIVVRTEHDGEYVCMSVEDSGTGFDPEFADQLFEYFFTTKPDGMGIGLSISRSIIELHNGKLWAINNNARGATFGFRIPIIQPRPTNGKTGVSGLARVIP, encoded by the coding sequence ATGATGCCGGTTACGGCCCTCGGAAGGATTTCGTTGGTACAAACCGGCGATGCCACACTCGATGCTCCGGCGACATCAGTGGTGGAGGCACGCCTGGAAGACGAGTGTCGTTCGGGCCAGAATTCAATTCAGCCATCTATGGAAGACCAGGACATGGATTTCTCTGATTCCAGTGACCTCCACGCGCAAATCGACTGTTTTCCCCCGCCAAACCAAAATGCCTTCCAAATATCGATGACGCGCTCAGGCATAGAGAACGAAATTGCTCGACGGGTAGCCGAGCGGACGCGAGAGCTCGAAATCTTGAATCAACAGCTCATAGAGGAAATTCGGACGAGTTGCATCGGGGCTCTGACGGCATCGGTCGTGCATGAGGTAAATCAACCGCTCTCCGGAATCATTACTAATGGAAACATTTGTGTCGGCATGTTGGACGATTCGCCACCCAACATTGACGGCGCAAAGGATGCTGCACGGCGAATCATCCGCGACGGAAATCGTACCTCAGAAGTACTTGTACGACTGCGAAAGCTATTCAGTCGCAAAGGACGAGTCGCTGAGTCGGTTGATCTGAACGATGCTATCCGCGACGTCATTGACCTTTCTTTAGCCGATCTCCGGAAAAGCCAGATTGTGTTGCGCCAAGAGCTCACGGATACCTTACCTCAGATCACTGGAGATCGAGTTCAACTGCAGCAGGTGATCCTGAATTTGCTGCGCAACTCTGTCGACGCACTAGCCACTGCCGATGATCAGGTACGCACCATCGTCGTCCGTACGGAACATGACGGCGAATATGTCTGCATGTCCGTTGAAGATTCCGGGACCGGATTCGATCCTGAATTTGCAGATCAACTCTTTGAATATTTCTTTACAACTAAGCCCGATGGGATGGGAATAGGACTCTCCATCAGCAGGTCGATCATTGAGCTCCACAATGGAAAGCTGTGGGCGATAAATAATAATGCTAGAGGCGCCACCTTTGGGTTTCGGATCCCTATAATCCAACCGCGGCCAACCAACGGCAAAACCGGAGTCTCCGGACTGGCCAGAGTAATTCCTTAG
- a CDS encoding helix-turn-helix domain-containing protein, with protein MGDSLKVQRLVASNSPDVYTQVLTSQCIAKILKPATFQHGFQPGKLVPYSYGAGEMILSRRDTAEWVRWTSDAVLLVLELPDSALQAVAQATGADRIEIEGTPRFEDKRVAALIEAVEQEQADGFPSGRLYLDGIGQALAAAVTQVRGVLRKPLRSYSGALTPPQLRRVTEYIHERIDEDMSVMQLAETVQLSPAYFSQMFQRSTGYAPHQFVIRTRIQRAKEMLITSERKIIEVALACGFETSQHFARVFQKLCNVTPSEFRRQARLP; from the coding sequence ATGGGAGATTCGCTCAAAGTACAGAGGCTTGTTGCCTCAAATAGTCCGGATGTTTACACCCAAGTGCTGACCAGCCAGTGCATCGCAAAGATTTTGAAGCCAGCTACCTTTCAGCACGGCTTCCAACCCGGCAAGCTGGTCCCGTACTCCTACGGCGCTGGAGAGATGATCCTCTCTCGCCGGGACACGGCGGAGTGGGTGAGATGGACCAGCGATGCCGTTCTGCTGGTACTCGAACTGCCCGACAGTGCCCTACAAGCGGTGGCACAGGCAACCGGAGCGGATCGGATCGAGATCGAAGGCACCCCGCGCTTTGAAGACAAGCGCGTGGCTGCCTTGATTGAGGCTGTGGAACAGGAGCAGGCCGACGGATTTCCGTCGGGGCGGCTTTATCTCGATGGCATAGGACAGGCGTTAGCTGCGGCCGTCACACAGGTGCGCGGTGTTCTTCGCAAGCCACTGCGCTCCTATTCCGGAGCACTTACACCCCCTCAACTGCGAAGAGTGACCGAGTATATCCACGAACGGATCGATGAGGATATGAGTGTCATGCAACTCGCGGAAACGGTACAGCTAAGTCCGGCTTATTTTTCCCAAATGTTTCAGCGTTCTACCGGATACGCCCCGCATCAGTTTGTGATTCGGACGCGGATTCAACGCGCAAAAGAAATGTTGATTACTTCGGAGAGAAAGATCATCGAGGTAGCACTCGCCTGTGGATTCGAGACATCACAACACTTCGCTCGGGTATTCCAAAAACTCTGTAACGTTACACCGTCGGAATTTCGTCGGCAGGCGCGCCTCCCCTGA
- a CDS encoding TetR/AcrR family transcriptional regulator has translation MPLALDVNEKKQIVHQLFTVFRDRGFEGASLADLSRATGLGKSSLYHHFPGGKAQMVEAVLAQVKAAVQEAISEVADSPESLSVRVRKIVEAIEIIYEGGKIPCVPGKLAGSSVCGKARKILSEVFDLWLGAIADLARDSGMSAEHARHFSEDWVAQMQGAFVLYAANGNTGPFERACASLEKLARCRSKLGGKS, from the coding sequence ATGCCTCTTGCACTAGACGTAAATGAAAAGAAGCAAATCGTTCATCAATTATTCACGGTATTTCGCGATCGAGGGTTCGAGGGTGCTTCATTGGCGGATCTTTCCCGCGCAACTGGTTTAGGGAAATCGAGCCTCTACCATCACTTTCCTGGGGGGAAGGCGCAGATGGTTGAGGCTGTGCTCGCACAAGTCAAGGCTGCTGTTCAGGAGGCGATCTCTGAAGTTGCAGACTCCCCGGAATCATTGAGTGTCCGCGTCCGCAAGATTGTTGAGGCGATTGAAATCATATACGAGGGCGGAAAGATTCCGTGTGTCCCGGGAAAACTCGCAGGCTCAAGCGTCTGCGGAAAAGCTCGCAAAATACTTAGTGAGGTTTTTGATCTCTGGCTGGGGGCGATTGCGGATCTGGCTCGCGACAGTGGAATGTCAGCAGAGCACGCACGTCATTTCAGCGAGGATTGGGTTGCTCAGATGCAGGGAGCTTTTGTCTTGTACGCTGCCAATGGAAATACAGGTCCGTTCGAGCGTGCATGCGCCTCATTGGAGAAACTCGCGAGATGTAGGTCCAAACTTGGCGGCAAATCTTGA
- a CDS encoding antibiotic biosynthesis monooxygenase family protein codes for MKHATRVLIMGAVFFMMTAVAHAASEVIEVVTFKLKPGVSAQEFTNMDKAVGREHVAKQPGFISRESASGEDGTWLVVVHWRSRQDADASMKSFTSAPSAKPFMDKLQADTMKMIRYDKR; via the coding sequence ATGAAACATGCAACAAGAGTTCTTATTATGGGCGCGGTGTTTTTCATGATGACGGCAGTGGCTCATGCGGCGAGCGAGGTCATCGAGGTAGTAACATTTAAATTGAAACCGGGCGTCAGTGCTCAGGAATTCACAAACATGGACAAAGCGGTTGGCCGAGAACATGTCGCCAAGCAACCCGGGTTTATTTCGCGGGAGTCGGCGTCAGGTGAAGACGGTACATGGCTGGTCGTCGTCCACTGGAGATCCAGACAAGATGCCGATGCCTCGATGAAGAGCTTCACTTCGGCACCAAGCGCGAAGCCTTTCATGGATAAGTTGCAAGCAGACACTATGAAGATGATTCGCTATGACAAACGCTGA
- a CDS encoding response regulator transcription factor: MLQIPDMPATVFIVDDDISIREALEVLVRREGLNVETFVSALAFLDCPRRAGPSCLVLDISLPGLTGLELQKKIAPDRSETPIIFITGHGDIPMTVQAMRAGAIEFLTKPLNDDALLRAIHAALDRSKALLLRDAEMSALRLRYAGLTPRERAVMLQVVLGLPNKQIGDLLGISEITVKAHRGNVMRKMEADSVAALVYMAVRLRLTRKSATNKSSIC, from the coding sequence ATGTTGCAGATTCCAGATATGCCAGCAACGGTCTTCATCGTTGACGATGATATCTCGATACGCGAAGCACTTGAGGTGCTCGTGAGGCGTGAAGGCTTGAATGTTGAAACTTTTGTTTCTGCGCTGGCCTTTCTCGATTGTCCCAGACGGGCCGGCCCGAGCTGTTTGGTGTTGGACATCTCGCTCCCAGGATTGACCGGGTTGGAACTGCAGAAAAAGATTGCACCTGACCGTTCTGAAACACCCATCATTTTTATCACCGGTCACGGCGATATCCCGATGACCGTGCAGGCGATGAGAGCCGGTGCGATTGAATTTCTTACGAAGCCCCTCAATGATGATGCTCTGCTGCGAGCGATTCACGCGGCTCTTGATCGCAGTAAAGCGCTTTTGCTTCGCGATGCAGAAATGTCAGCTCTGAGGCTTCGATATGCCGGTCTCACTCCTCGTGAGCGAGCAGTGATGCTCCAAGTCGTGCTGGGTCTTCCCAATAAACAGATTGGCGATCTGCTTGGCATCAGCGAAATCACAGTAAAGGCACACCGTGGCAATGTGATGCGAAAGATGGAAGCTGACTCGGTGGCAGCTTTGGTTTACATGGCTGTCCGGCTGCGCCTCACGCGGAAATCCGCCACGAACAAATCGTCCATCTGCTAA